gaccagccacccggacagctgctgcaacaatcggtttgcataaccaaagaatttctgcacaaactgtcagaaaccgtctcagggaagctgatctgcatgctcgtcgtcctcatcggggtctcgacctgactgcagttcgttgtcgtaaccaacttgagtgggcaaatgctcacattcgatggcgtctggcacgttgaagaggtgttctcttcatggatgaatcccagttttcactgttcagggcagatagcagacagcatgtgtggcgtcgtgtgggtgagcggtttgctgatgtcactgttgtggatcgagtggcccatggtggcggtggggttatggtatgggcaggcgtatgttatggacaacgaacacaggtgcattttattgatggcattttgaatgtacagagatatcgtgacgagatcctgaggcccattgttgtgccattcatccacgaccatcacctcatgttgcagcatgataatgcacggccccatgttgcaaggatctgtacacaattcctggaagctgaaaacatcccagttcttgcatggccagcatactcaccggacatgttacccattgagcatgtttgggatgctctggatcggcgtatacgacagcatgttccagttcctgccaatatccagcaactgcgcgcagccattgaagaggagtggaccaacattccacaggacacaatcaacaacctgatcaactctatgtgaaggagatgcgttgcactgtgtgaggcaaatggtggtcacaccagatactgactggttttctgacccccccagactcccccaataaagcaaaactgcacatttcagagtggccttttattgtggccagcctaaggcacacctgtgcaatattcatgctgtctaatcagcatcttgatatgccacacctgtgaggtgggatggattatctcggcaaaggagaagtgctcactaacacagatttagacagatttgtgaacaatatttgtgaggaaatggtctttagtgtggatagaaaatgttttagatctttgagttcagctcatgaaaaatgggagcaaaaacaaaagtggtgcgtttatatttttgttcagtgtatgttaACTTCTGCTCTCAAGTTGggcattttgacatgataaGAGGTGGttatttgaggaactgcagttttcacTTCGATGTTGGCCTCATTTCTCAGCCCCAGAAgtataaattcaatttcaagTGAACAACCTGTATCATTTTctttgtagtttatttttagTTACAGATAACTTTTGTGTCATTATTCATGTGATGTGGACACGCTTCTTTAAACCCTCACAGCATTACTTTAGAGTCCTATCAAAATCCTTAAGTTTCCAAAgatattgttattataaaatcTGCATAAAAGGCAAGTTAATATAAAGTATACATTAGATGGTGTGGTTTGTatgatttggtggcatctagtggctgaggttgcagattgcaaccagctgaaacgtctcctgtgtgccaagcctGTAGgtgaactacagtggctgaccggaaaacatgaaaacataagtggccccatctagagccagtttgGTTTCTCTGTTGTGGGCTACTGTGGAAAAATGGTAGTGCAACATCACGGACTCCATAGATAAGGACCTGCTCTGTACACAGACATAAAAAGCCCATtgtaaggtaatgaaaacacaaggattcttatttttcaggtgattattatctaaataaaacacacacatttctgccaatatatccccctaaatctgacagGCAGGACCTTTAAAGAGACTTTAAGCATAAAAACAAAGGTAAGAATCTCACATTTAGGAGTGTATCCACTGATCCTTATCCTGTCCACATAAAACTTTTCATCAGTTACAGTTTTTATTTAGCCAGCGCCCTAAAGAGGAGCCTGCATCATGTTCTTGCCGTTGAATGGTTTAAAGAAATGATaaccttttaagactttttcaCACCACTCTGGTGGGGCTTTTGTTTGCCTATCGTGTCTTGCAGCTTTCACAGGACTCTCACTCTGCATAGCTGATAGTGGACTTTCAGTGAAAtataattttgtatttgttgtaaTACTTTCACTTCCCAAACATTAGCTCTACCTATTCACGTCACAGCAGGTTAGTGAGGGTGAGTTGACAAACAAATTAAAGCCTAATGATATCGTGGTGGATTTCATACTAACCAGACAGGAAACATTCGTTGCATGATCAGCTCATGATACGTGACACATAGTAAACACCACAAACTCATGAGGTAACACTTTATGATACACATCAAACTGTAATTACAAAAACATCTCCAAAGATAGCACTCACACTTGACAGCATGAGAAACCCAAGTGGCACAGAGCTGTAAGAATACAACTGCTGCAGCAGTGGTTTATACgtcaacattaaaaacaagggTGGAGGGCCACTCTGTAGCATGAAGTAAAACTTTCCAACACTGCTTTCACATCTTGCAAAGCCATTTAGGAGTTCAGCGTAAATTACCAATAGAAAAAAGGGCTTTAAATTCCGTGTATCAATCCCAAAGGTAAACGAGTCAAAAGGAAAATCCCTTATCCTTCAAATGAGGCGTGGGAGGTTTGAAAAGAGATGTCTGGTCCAGCCTGGTCCCTCCGCTTCTCTCCACAGTTGAGCAAAAGACAGCTGTGAAAGCTGAAGGACTAAAACAGCTGGGATCAGGAGCTACACTTACTGTAGCTGCAGTTTCTGGGTAACACACAGACATTGTTGATACAACAGGATGGATTGCCTCATTATTGCCTCATTTCTGAGACAATAGCCAGACTCTCTGTCATCTTCGGTCAGACATCAACTTCAATATTTGGATCAGTAAGCGTCCAACTGATGATAACAACTCACTGACTGACTCTTCCGTGATTTACTTTAAAGGCACACTGCAAGAGTCCATATTTTTCCCTTTCtcacctgtggtgctatttatcattCTAGATTATTTAAGTGGTAGGTGCCGAGTGTTGGCGATATTGGCCGTAAAGACATCTGCCCTccctctaatataatggaactagatggcactcggcttgtggtgcctAACCCAACATTAATGTCATTTTCCacaaatcatgacccagttactcaagaagatcaacagactttgttgtgagcagtttcatgtaggaactatatTCTTTCTACCGGACTACACCCGCTAACTCTTTCACAATGCAGAAAGAAGGATAGTTCCAATGAAGTAGCTTAGTTGAATTCTGGTCTAGAGTTACAAATTCAGTTTTAAGTGAATATGCTGTATCACTTTATTCATAGTTTATTTTTAGTAATAGTTGTGGCACAGTCACAACTCATGTGGTGTGGGCAAATTTTGTTCAAACCCTCACAGCATTATTTAAAATTCCTGTGAAAATACAGATGTTTCCAAAGATTCAAATATTGCAAGCTGTATTTGGGGTTATGAGCATAATATCACCGCGCAGAGGGAAGCGTGCATTTATTCACAGACAAGATGCTCGTGAAAGTGTGAGATGAAAACAATAAAgacgtcctcctcagctgagctgtaatgttagctagctcagtaagctaggtgagctagcagtagatgcacacttccctgTGCACAGTGATACGATTAGTGTGTATAGTTCGGTAGGAGGAAACCACTTTTAGCATATAGTTCCAACACATTCTAATCCCAAATTGTCAAATACCGTTGAATTGTCACGTCTCCTCTGTGTCTCATAGTGACAGGAAGGCCACAGAGCTGAAGCACATCGCAACTCagggttaatgttgtgaaaagGGTCGTgagtaaggtttaggcaacaaaactacttggttaattttagaaaaaaaaacatgtttggggtTAATATAAGTACGTAATGTCACGTAAATATGTCACGAGTGATGTCAGTGCGTGACGACTGTTTTTAAGTTGCCTAACGTTACATTAAAGCAACAttgacttttgatttcacactgtaaacaaactgtggtTGCCCCGGGTGAGGGTCCGGTTTTGTTTGAGCCATCTACCTCCCCTTCCTCCCACCCTGCCTGGACTTTATCAGTCTTtatacagggttcccacacattttcatggacacaatttcaaaactttttcatgacttttcaaagACACATATTGAAATTTGCATTTCAAAAAAACATGTACCtcactgtgtctgctgcacTTGCCAGGTTGGTTATGGTACTTTTCTACACACAAGCATGCAGAAGAGCGTCGCTTCCCATAACAAAGGCCGCCGTTATACATACACTTATActgtcacacatacagtacatgtaacaACTTATAGCAGAGGGTTTGACTGGTGTAAGCCATGGAAAATGAGAACTGTGTAAGTTTTTTGGGTTACTTTGGTCACTTGACATTGCACATCCAATGTCGATGCTGTAAGGATACATCATGCAGCCCTAAGCTTACACATATTAGAGCTACGTTATGTCAACGGCTAACTTGcgcaaaataaatgtgtcattatattacattatgcAAGAGGTTATCCCCGGATgattactgtaacaataaaCTTCACAAAATCATGACTTGTCCAGGTTTTCCATGGCCATGGGATCACTGtttatactacatcagttgctctTAACTATTgccatggatgggtttacactggccGCTGCATCTCATATTAATGCCGAAGGCTGCTTTCAGTATGGATGTCACATTTGATGCCCTAGGAATGAGAACTAGCTGCTATTTCCATTATactagagagaaggcagacatgtctaTGTCccttatctccaacactctgcaactcacagcaaaacaatctggactgataaacagcactacaagtaagaggaaaaatatgtatttttgattttgggatgaacttcTCTTTAGTTCACCTGTGACCACTGGTGTCAAACTCTCTTAACCCAATATTTCAGTTTCTCTTCCTGTAATCTGATAGTAAAACTTTTCTTCTGCATGCGCAACATCTTTCCCCACAAAGAGGAACAGTGtacagcagcacaaacactgTCAATCATAACTTGAGTTTGGTGTAATAATCCATTTGTCGTAGGAGACTGGGTGCTGAGGAAAGGGTACAGattattttttactgacttaACTTCATTTTACAAACATAATAACCTCAAGAAAGTGAGGGGAGCTGAAACACAGTCTGTTAAACACAGTCATTATTACAGAAGTTAGATGGAGTGAAGGTAAATACTGTAAGTTAATGTTACAGTAAACTGCTTCTCTTCCAAACCTCTCAGTGCAATAACAGGAATACTGAATACATAATGTTTAATACATGTTTAATACTTTACATTTTCCCACTATCTCTCCAAATCTCCACTGGCATTAAGGGCTGGGTTCTTATAGTGCAGAGCGATGCCTTGGTTATTGTTCGGCTGTGTTTGTGGCTGCTCAGGTATTTGACTGCTTGTTATctgtctgtttcctgttagtacaGACATCATCTTGGACCGGTAGTGATCCCCAGCCAGGAAATACAGAATTGGGTCAATACAGCTGTTGATGCTCGCCAGCGGCCTCGTGATCTTGTAAGTAAAGTTGACAATGTTGAGGAACTCACAGTGAAGATTTAACACACGGGACGTGTAGTAAAGCGTCCGCGTGATGTGAAACGGGACGAAGCTCACTGCaaacaccaccaacaccacGATGATGAGCTTGATGGACTTCTGACGTGAGGCGGCGCTCTGCTTGCTGGCAGATAATCCCCGTCTTGGCCGGCACAGTGCCCGCGCCATCAAGCAGTAACACACCACGATAACCAGGAACGGGACGCCGAATAGGAGCACCATGACGACAGAGCTGTAGTCCACGTACTCCTCGAAGAACTCCTGGCTGGTTGTGTCATGGCACAGGGTGTCATTGTCCCTCCTGGAGGTGGTGACGAAGATGAGGTTAGGCACCAGGCACACGCTCACCACAGCCCACACCATGCCGCACACCAGGTGGGCATGGCGGGACTTCACCAGGGTCAGCGCCTTGATTGGATGGCAGATGCCCAGGTAGCGGTGCACGCTGATGCAGGTGAGTAAGAGGATGCTGCAGTAGAGGTTGGCGTAGAAGAGGAAGCGCACTATTTTGCAGGCGGCCACTCCGAAGGGCCAGTGACTGCGGTTGGCGTAGTAATAGATGAGGGTGGGCAGGGAGAGGACGTACAGGAAGTCGGACAGTGCAAGGTGGAACATGAAGACTGTGCTGGGATTCCACGGACGCATCTTCAGGAACAACCACAAAGCGGTAGCGTTGAGCATGAAGCCAAACACGAACACCACACTGTAGGACACAGGCAGCAGGATGTATTTGAACTCCTCATCAAAGCGACAGCTAGAGTTGAAGATTGCGATGAACACTGTCGACTGGTTTTGCGTTTCAGGGCTGCCAATGACCGTTTCCATGGTGATGTGACTAAGCCAGCAGGTGACTGACCCTTCAAAAGGAAGAAGatttatacattatttataGAGAAAATGCACATGTAGATTAATTAAAGGCCTGTGTGGAGGACTTATTGGCATCTAGCTTCGAGGTTTTAGAAACATCTCCCATATGACTTGTAATTTTCTGCAGCTGAACTCAGACAAGACAGAAGTAATAATCTCTGGCCCTGATCACCTAACAAGGAAATAACAACCCTTTATTGGTCCTCTTGCAACGAACATAAAATCTACAGCGAGAACTTTATGCATCACCTTTGATTCTCAATTGGACTTTGAACCACATGTCAATAATCTCATTAGATCCTGCTACTTAAACCTAAGAGATattaccaaaatctaatcagctgTGTCTTTTCCTGACCTAGAAAAGCTTAATCATGGCTTTGTATTCTCTACCTCGACTATTGTAATGCGCTGTTTACACGCCTCAGTGAACCTTCAGCAGCTCATCTTCAACATGCACAGGTTGCTGCAGCTTTTAAAGCTCAACAAGGTTTAGCGGCGCGTTATAACACTGAGCTTTTGACTTCCTATGCTCCAACTCGTGACCTGAGATCCTCAAGCCTACTCTCACTAGCCGTTGCTAGATTAAGGCTGGTGACTAAAGGTAACCGGGTTTTTGCCGTCAAGGCCCCAAAGCTCTGGAATTCTCTGCCTGAGATTAGACTGGCTAGAACATtacttaagcaatatcacactcgagctcgtgatgttgtactgtgatattgtcacggctgtgattgtcttcggcactcagcctgcggcctcgtgcctcagttcaacagttaaataaggaaggctgattaagaaacgttgaaaaatgaggacaaaatagataatttaagcattttatttgtcttccgccaacaaaaatagttccctcaggactccgctgtcaccgttgctatgtaacgcagacatggtgcgccaggcacttactctttatacacatttgtctgcatgtttccattaattgtgcagccggtgaaataagtctctggtgactgcatggtggactgtcgcttcacaggcacagccgactctgccttctgatctgacagtatgttgcttttctccaagtcattgagctccgctgatgaaacactgacaaacctggatgtgtgctcagatggattcagtttctcctctccctcatcttcctctgatgaccattcatagttcaattcaaaacttattttaggaaataaatccatatttttggctgtttgacagtggatgaattaattagcctacaacgcaactgctgacctaactgacactaaccgtcagttttgatttgattgttgattataatcagctgtgaggcggagtgatacatacacagtgaaataaccgtgatgttgtagtccaatatcgtcacggttttactgtttctcgaccaatcagattgcagggccggaaataactgttgtataactgtttttaaatcagtgcttaaaacatacttttacaaGTAAGCTTTCCCTTTTAATGCCCGATTTgtacttttgtgttttgtttctttttgttctatttttgccTCTGTACACACTATATTCcatattgttttgttgtcttattttatGCACTTTGTGACCTTGCTTAGATAAgcgctatacaaataaatatttttattatattatattatgtatGTCAAGCAGGTAGAAGAATTATGGTGGCTGATGCGAAAATCACAAATGGCCTTATTTTGAGCAAGAGTTTGATTTGTCTGGGCTACcatagaaacaacatggcagtcGTGGATCAGCTCATTCtcaggtaatgaaaacacaatgatttttattttcggGTGATTAGAAACCAGTGAAAACATAGTTAAGATGCCcataaatcccacacactggacctttaaaagtaAAATGGTGCCCCGATAAATTGATGTGTTGTTTGACAGACAATTTGAGTGCATTTGTTTTTCAAGCAAAAGTATCTGCTGCTGATTTATATAACTAGAAACTGAATCTCTTTGGGTATAAGACTGTTGCATGTTTAAGTCACCTTAAGCTCTTGCAAATTATGATTTTCTAGCATTTTATAGAACAGATGATTCATCAAGAATATAATTGACAgcttaatcaataatgaaaataactgttagttcTTGGTATATAATTCATTCATTGAGGAGACAGGTTTAATTTTGTTGTCTGTGTTTGACAGTGGtgaaagaagtattcagattctTCAGAAAAACATAGCAACACCTCAGTGAATGAATAATTTGTTACAGTTTGTTAAAGTACTACATTCAAAATTCTGCTTAAAGGAAAACCACCTTTTATGTTAATGTCCAATCAGTGCTGATGGTAAATGTAGTCGACTGAAGCCATAAATTCCTAAGTTTGTGCTGTACTGAACAGGAAAGCTGAGTTTGCAGCTGTAAAATCTGTAGTTCTTCCTGCATCCAGCGCCGTCATTCAACGTGACAGTGACGTA
This region of Epinephelus fuscoguttatus linkage group LG9, E.fuscoguttatus.final_Chr_v1 genomic DNA includes:
- the p2ry4 gene encoding P2Y purinoceptor 4, with the protein product METVIGSPETQNQSTVFIAIFNSSCRFDEEFKYILLPVSYSVVFVFGFMLNATALWLFLKMRPWNPSTVFMFHLALSDFLYVLSLPTLIYYYANRSHWPFGVAACKIVRFLFYANLYCSILLLTCISVHRYLGICHPIKALTLVKSRHAHLVCGMVWAVVSVCLVPNLIFVTTSRRDNDTLCHDTTSQEFFEEYVDYSSVVMVLLFGVPFLVIVVCYCLMARALCRPRRGLSASKQSAASRQKSIKLIIVVLVVFAVSFVPFHITRTLYYTSRVLNLHCEFLNIVNFTYKITRPLASINSCIDPILYFLAGDHYRSKMMSVLTGNRQITSSQIPEQPQTQPNNNQGIALHYKNPALNASGDLER